The region ATTTGGCCGTTACGGAGAAATCGCTGGTGCCGTCCCGCACTGTCGCGGAGTTGTGTTCAAGATAGGCGGGGAGGTTGATGTCAATCTCTGTGCGTGCGAAGGGAATCAGGTTTACGCCTTTGCCTCCTCCGTAGTTCCAGGTTTCCGCATGATTTGAGGTGTACTGGTGCATGAAATCAACACGAGCCAGCTGAACGATGACGGCCGATGGAGAAAATACGGGAACGACCCATGCCGGCTGGCGCGCCGAAGTGGATCGTACCCGGCTCTCCCATGCCTTAAAGAATTCCGATTGTGCGAGAACGATAGTGCTGCTGAACCACAAGAGGCTTGTGAGAATAATGCTGTGTCGGAACATTCTTTCCTCCTGAGATGGCGAGACGGTATCCCTTCGCAGCATTCATCGCTTGAGCTGGCTGCGGTTGCGCGTAGTCCAGAGCGCCAGCAAGCGCTACAGCTGGTAAAAGGGACAGGTTCAGGGGGCAGAGCGGTCGTCCACAGAAGGTGGTAGCCGAAGCACTTGCCACGTCCTATGGCACGTCAAGGTGCCAAATTGTTGAGAGAAGATAACGTATCGTGGCACGGCCTGACGATTCCGGCAAGCCCGATTTCACAGTCCATCAAGTTTTGCTTGCATGGTCTGCTGTTTATCGCTACTATCAGTGCAACGCCCCCTGATGGCGTTCTTAGTTGCGGCCCGCACCTCCTGATGTGCGAAGCTGCTTATAACTCCAAAATTATTTCCAGAGCTCCTTGAAGAGCACGATCGTGACTCGCGGTGTTTACTGCGATGTCTCTCGAATCTATGCGCCTGACTCCGTTTATGTGGCGCGGCTCAACTGTTCAGACGGGCACCATGCCCAAACCAACAGGCAATGCAAGGAGCATCGTTATGGGCACCATTGCTGCACCCCAATCAGGGGAATTTACTTCAGAGCAGAAGCATTATCTGCAGGGCTTTTTTGCTGGTGTATGCCAACGCAGCCCAATTCCGTTTGCAGGTGAGACAGCGGATGGATTGATAACTGCCGATCCCTCTGCGGGCCAACGAAATCTCGCTGTTGCTCCTGCAGAAGAGATGTGGCATAACACGCCTGTCACGGATCTTGCTCGCGAAGAGCGATGGAAGTATGAACAAGACCCATTCACGATTTGGGAAAAAATGCTGCAGTACAGTCGCCGGAACCAGGCGCCCAGCGAAGACGATAAGTTTCGCCTGAAATACTTTGGGCTATTCCATGTTGCCCCGGCACAGGATTCCTTCATGCTCCGTCTGCGAACGCCTGGCGGAAGTCTCTCATCCCACCAGCTCCGCGGGCTTGCACAGCTCGCGGAGGAGTACGGCTGTGGACGGGCTGACCTTACGACGCGCAGCAATATTCAGCTTCGGGGGTTTCAACCCCGCGATATCACCCACGTGCTCAACCGTGTCCAGGCACTGGGCCTCACATCGCGCGGATCCGGGGCGGACAACATAAGGAACATCACAGCCTCTCCGCTGACAGGGATAGACCCCAACGAACTGATTGACGTTGCACCCTTGGCGGAGGCTATGCAGGCGTACATCACGAACTCTCCGGAGATGTATCAGCTTCCTCGTAAATTCAACATTGCTTTTGATAATGGCGGTACGGTGTCGGTGCTGACTGACACAAACGATATTGGCTTCCTTGCTGTGCGCGTTGCCGAGTCGAGTAGTGTGCCATCGGGCATTTACTTTCGGGTAATGCTCAGCGGAATTACAGGCCATCGGCAGTTTGCCAGCGATTGCGGTCTGCTGCTTCGGCCGGAGGAGGTGGTCGCAGTAGCGGCTGCTATGGTGCGGGTATTCGTGCGACATGGAGACCGAACAAATCGCAAGAAGGCGCGGCTGAAATATCTCATCGATCAGTGGGGAGTCGACCGCTTTCTGGAAGAGACCCAAAAGGTGCTGTCGTTCCCCCTGATTCGGGTACCTCAGTCGGAGTGCGACCCACGCAATGTGGTCGATCGCTCGGCCCATATTGGCATCCATAGACAGGCACAGACCGGGTTGTATTACATCGGTGTAGTGGTTCCTGTAGGCAACCTGCCGGTGCTCCAGATGCGGGCAATTGCAGATGTGGCGGAACGTTTTGGTTCCGGAGATATGCGACTGACCGTATGGCAGAACCTGATCGTTCCCAATATTCAGGAAAAATATCTACCAGCCGCGATGCGGGCGATTCAGGATGCAGGGCTCGATTACAGTGCGGGTGCGGTACTGCGGGGGACGGTAGCGTGCACGGGGAATCAGGGATGTCGTTTTGCTGCGGCAAATACGAAGCTACACGCGGTTGAACTGGCCAGACAGTTGGATGCGCGGTTTCCGATTTTAGATCAGCCGGTAAACCTGCATGTGACCGGCTGCCATCACTCCTGTGCGCAGCACTATGTTGGCGATATCGGCCTGATGGCAGTGAAGGTTAAAGGGGAAGAAGGCTACCAGGTTGTCGTCGGTGGCGGGGCTGATGGCGATCAGGGGGTCGGGCGCGAACTATTTCCCGCCGTTCGTGCGAATGAACTTTATCCGCTCCTGGAGGGCCTCTTCTCTGCATATTTCGTCGAGCGTCACTCCGATGAGACATTCCTTCACTTCACCCGTCGTCACGAAATCGCAGCACTGCAGACGTTCTGCAACGAGGAGAGAGCATAGCTATGCAGATGGTTCCTTACATCCCTGAAGATGCGCCCTTCACTCCGGAGCAGCGAAGCTGGCTCAATGGATTTCTAGCCGGAATGTACTCCAGCGTTCCTGCGGCTGCTCCACCGGCTGACCCCCCTCGGTCGCTTAAGATCGCGGTGCTTTATGCGTCACAATCCGGAACCGCAGAAGGGCTGGCCCGCAGGTTGGCCAGGGAGCTGAAGGCGAAGGGACACGTTACCTCTCTGTCTTCGCTCGAAGGATACGCTTCGGCAACGCTGCTGGGCGAGCGGTACGCCATTATTGTTGGCAGTACGTATGGCGAGGGCGAGGCCCCCGATGCTGTGCGGCCTTTCTACGAGCAGCTTTGTCTGGAACATTTCCCGTGCTGTGAGAATCTCTCTTACGCTGTGCTGGCGCTTGGCGACTCAAACTACGAGCACTTCTGTAAGTTCGGCATCGACCTCGACAACAAGCTCGCATCGTTAGCAGGTACGCGGCTCTGTGAGCGTGCCGACTGCGACGTTGATTATGAGAGCACCTTTGAACAGTGGAAGACCTCCCTCTATCGAAGCCTCGATGACATTGTGGCTGCAGGCCCGGCCCGTACTGCGCCATCGACTCATCTTGATGCCGCTCCGGCTAAGTCAGCCGCGATGAATGCTGCCAGCTATAACCGAGATAATCCTTACAGCGCCCCGCTCATGGAGAAGCGTGCGTTGACGCATGAGATCTCCAGCAAGCAGACGCTACATCTGGCTTTTGATATCCGCCACGCTAACGTGAGCTATGAGGCGGGCGATGCCTGTGGAGTAATTCCGCAGAATGACATCCGACTAGTCGAGGATATCCTCCATCATCTGAATTTCAGCGCATCTATAGCCGTGAAGCTTCCGAAGGGTGGAACCGCAACTCTGCTCGACGCCCTGCTGGACCATCTGCAGATCACTCGCCTGACAAGGAAGATGATTGAGGCTTATGCCACGATCGGTCAGTGCCAGCCACTCTTTGACCTGCTGGCTGCTGAGCGGCAGCAACTGGAGAAGTATACCTGGGATCGGGGACTAATCGACCTTCTACACGATTACCCCGGTGTCCTTCGCGATCCTGCAGACCTGGTTGCGATGCTGCCACGTCTGACGCCGCGGCTCTACTCGATCTCATCCAGTCCGGCAGCTCATCCAGGGGAGATTCACACCACGGTGGCCGTAGTTCGCTATCAGGCGCATAACCGGGAACGCGGTGGAGTTTGTTCCACACTACTGGCCGATCGTAGAAGCTCCGGTGAAAGGCTTCCGGTCTACATCCATCCGAATAAGCGTTTCCGTCTTCCCGCGGACAGTAACGGCCCGATGATCATGATCGGTCCGGGGACCGGGATAGCACCGTTTCGCTCTTTTCTGCATGAGAGGCGCGCACTGAATCATACGGGCAAGAACTGGCTGTTTTTCGGCGAACGTTCCGCAGCTACGGATTTTCTTTATCGGGATGAGTTGGAAGAGATGCACTCCGATGGGCACCTTACGCGTCTTGACCTTGCGTTCTCGCGGGATCAGGAACGGAAGATCTACGTGCAGGACAGGATGAAGGAGAAGGGGCGTGAACTCTTTGACTGGCTGGAGCAGGGAGCCAGCGTGTATGTCTGCGGTGACGCCTCTCGGATGGCGAAAGATGTTGACGCTGCACTTCACTCGGTTATTGAGAGTCACAGCGGAAGAGGCCCGGATGCCGCAAGCGAATACATGCAGGTTTTGAAAGATCAGCATCGGTATCATCGCGACGTTTACTAGATTGCAGTATCAATCAACATCAATCAGCCGCTCGTGGAGGAATTCGCTAATGTCACTGCCACTTTACGAACTCGCTACCTCCGATGAGCATTCAGCTATTGTGCGCCTGATCGACGGCAGCGGCCACGATAGCGCGGCAGCATCGATAGACAAGGTTGCTCCTTCGTCGCTGATTCCCGGAAGGCTTCCGGAGCCGGGCGAACAATATCGCTTTCACTTTGATATGACGAAGTGTATCGGCTGCCGCTCATGTGAAGTAGCGTGCAACGAGCAGAATGGAAACCCCGCCGATCTGCATTGGCGGAGAATTGGTGAGATTGAAGGTGGCGTCTGGCCACACACCGAACGCTATTACCTGTCGATGGGGTGCAATCATTGCCTTTCCGCAGACTGCCTTCGAGGCTGTCCCGTAAATGCTTATACAAAAGATCCTCTGACCGGCATTGTTTTGCATTCGGCAGAGGCGTGCATAGGGTGCCAATACTGTGTGTGGAACTGCCCCTATTCAGTACCGCAGTTCAATGCTGATCGAGGAGTGGTGGGGAAGTGCGACATGTGCCATGGGCGCCTCACCTCAGGCATGGAGCCTGCCTGCGTCAATTCGTGCCCGGAAAATGCAATTCAGATTGAGATCGTAGACCAGCTCGAGTGGCGCAGCGATCACGCTGATGCAAATGCTCCGGGGATGCCGAATGCTGGACACACCCTCTCGACCACGCGAATCACGCTGCCCGAAGGCTCCACTGTAACCCTCGACCGGGTTGATATCGAAACTCTTCGGCTTGAGCACGCACATTGGTCGCTGGTATGGCTGACGACCCTGATCCAGCTCTCGGTGGGATCGCTGTTTGTTGCGGTTGTTTCCAGCCGCTTCAACTGCATTGCTCTTACTCTGATCTTCGCGTTGACCGCTTTTGCACTCAATATCTCGGTCTTCCATCTGGGACGACCTGCGTACGCCTGGCGTGCGCTCAAGATGTGGCGCCGCTCGTGGCTCTCCCGCGAGGTCCTGCTCTTCGGGCTGTTCTTTCTGTCTCTGGCTGCGCTCACATTGGCAAGCTGGCTCTCTGCGTTTGGGCTGCTGCCACACGGTATCAGTACTCTTGCTGCCTTGCGGTTCGCAACGCCAATGATCGGTATAGCAGGACTGTTTGCAAGTGCGCGGCTGTATCTTGTGCCAGCCCGTCCTGCCTGGAACACAAATCATACCCCTGTTGACTTTATGCTGAGTGCTCTACTGCTGGGGTGTGCGGCTTTACCAGCCATCATCTATCTCAGCAACAGCGTGCTATGGCTCAGCCGGCTGACGTTTGTCTCTTCTATGGTAGATAAAGATCTCTATTGGACTCTTGTTCTGTCAGCTGTCCTGTGGGGAGCTAACCAGGCAATACGCGTGCTAAGGTTGCGAGCGTCGCGAACCTATGAACATCGTGCAAGCTGCGGCCTGCTGAATACCCACAGCCTGCGGGGAACATTTCTAGTGAGCTTCGCTTTTGTCGGTCTGGCCGTGCTTCTGATGATGATAGGTCTGCCATTCCTTGTCTTGCCCGCAGCGTTGGCCGGCGTTATTGCGTCACGCTATCTCTTCTTCGTCTCGGTTGTTCCCCTGAATATGGCGCTCACCTTTGTAAGGCAGGTGCACGCATGAAGAGTTCATTCGTTCGGCGCATCAAGCGCTTCGCAGGAATCGACATTAACCGCGAAAAGTATGCATATGCGAAAGACCCGATCTATGGCCACATCTCAGAGTCCCGTGTAGCAGAACGGTGGGTCAAGACGACCTGTGGTTATTGCTCCGTAGGATGCGGCATGCTGGTAGGAGTTCGTGACAACAAGGCGGTTGCGGTACGCGGAAATCCAGATCATCCGGTCAATCGAGGCAAGCTCTGTCCCAAGGGGCTTTCTGAACACCATGTTCTGGATGCACCTGGCCGGGCTCGTCAGCCACTGTTACGTAAAGATGGGGTTCTCACGCCTGTGTCATGGGATGAGGCCCTCGACACGATGGTGGCGCGCTTCTCGGAGATACAACTGCGCCATGGGAAAGAGTCGCTTGGCGTTGTGGGCACTGGCCAACTGCTCACGGAAGAGTGCTATACCCTGGGTAAACTGGTGCAGCTTGGCTTCGGCACTCGCAACAACGACGGCAATACGACACTCTGCATGGCGTCTGCTGTATCCGGCTACAAATTGTCGTTCGGCTCAGATGGCCCGCCTGGCTCCTATGCCGATATGGAATCGGCAGATGTCATTCTGCTGATCGGTTCCAATATCGCGGACAATCATCCTATTCTCTGCCATCGCGTGGACAGGACCTCTCCTGGAACAAAACCGCGCACGCTGATTGTTGTGGATCCGCGAGTTACGAAGACCGCGATGATGTCTGATATTCACCTTGCGGTAAAACCGCGGTCGGATATCGCTCTACTGAACGGAATTGCGCATATTCTTATCAGAGAACGTCTGATTGATCGCGACTACATCGAACGACATACGACAGGGTTTGAGGAGTTCAAAAAGTTCGTCTCTACCTTCACGCCGGCATATGTCGCTTCTGTCACAGGATTGAGTGAGCAGCAGTTGACCGATGTGGCACTGCTGTACGGTCGCGCCAAAGCAGCATTTATCGGCTGGACGATGGGGGTGAATCACTCCACTCAGGGCGCTGTAACTGTAGCTGCGATCAACAATCTTGCGTTGATTACGGGAAACATCGGCCGCGCTGGTGCTGCTCCATTTTCCATCACAGGCCAATGCAACGCGATGGGCACACGTGAATCAGGCTTTACAGCGTCATTACCTGGATATCGTAAATTTGACAATCCGGAAGATCGTGAAGATCTGGCGAGGATCTGGAATATTCCTGTCGATCGTATTCCCACTGCCCGCGGACTTGCGTATCCCGACATCATCGAAGCTGCCGTACAGGGGCGCATTAAAGCGCTGTGGTTTGTTGCAACCAATCCAGCGGTATCGTTTCCGAACTATAACCTGTTGGAATACGCCCTGCGTTCCGTCGAGTTCCTGGTGGTGCAGGATGGCTTTCATCCCACTCCTACCAGTGAGTTTGCTCACCTGGTTCTTCCAGCCGCCATCTGGGGCGAGAAGGAAGGGACCTATACGAATTCCGAGCGCCGCGTCTCTAAACTTAATTGCGCCGTGCCTCCACCGGGCGAAGCACGGCCGGACTTCGATATCTTCCTGGATATCGCATCGCGGCTTAGCGTCAAAGAGGAGCTCTATCCCGGATGGGTATCGACTCACGATGCATTCCTTGAATGGCAACGCGTGTCATCTGGACGCATGTGTGACTATTCTCAATTCACATGGAAGGACATCGAGGATGCGAACGGGCTGCAGTGGGGAGGCCCCTCTCTTTACAGTGATGGACGGTTTGCCACAGAAGACGGACGTGCACGTATCCACGTCGTTCCCTGTGATCCATTCGTGGAGCAGCCTGATGCTGAGTTCGATTTCATCCTGAATACGGGCCGTACCGTAGAGCATTGGCATACCAGAACCAAGACGGGCAACATTGAGTTGTTGAACGACATGGTTCCTCGCGCCTGGTTGGAGATGAATCCTTCCGATGCGCGGAGGCTGTATCTGAAGCCGCACGACCGCGTGACCGTGAGGAGCCGTAGAGGGTCTGTCTCCGATCTGGAGCTGCGCATCACGGGAATCGTCGCTCCAGGGCAGGTATTCATGCCGTTTCACTTCTCAGAGACGAATTCCAACATTGTTACTCTTGGGGCGTTCGATCCGATCTCAAGAGAACCCAATTTCAAGCAGTGCGCCGTTCGTGTCGAGAAGACTGTAGCGCGCGATCGCCGTTCGTCTGCCGCCCGTTATTCATAGCTGCAAACTCAAATAAGCCATTCCCCAAAACTAACGGAGATCATACTCATGGCGAATCTCAAGGCATTTTTAAAGTCTGGCCACCCACCTACGTTGCTCAGCGCATTTTTCTACTTTGATTTTTCATTCGCGGTCTGGGTGCTTAACGGAGCGATGGGGCCATTTATCTCCGAACAGTTTAGCCTGACTCCTGCGCAGATTGGACTGATGGTCTCCATTCCGACGCTTGCAGGGGCGTTGATGCGCTTTCCGCTTGGTGTTCTGTCGCAATATATCGGCCGTAAGAACGCAGCTATCGTTGAGATGTCGGCAATCGTTGTTGCTCTGTTGTACGGCTTTCTTTTTGTAAATACCTTTCATGAAGTTCTAGCGATGGGAGTTCTGCTGGGCATCGCGGGTGCGAGCTTCGGAGTAGCGCTCTCATTGGGGTCGGGATGGTTTCCGAAGCAATACAAAGGTTTGGCAATGGGAATAGCAGGAGCGGGCAATAGCGGAACCGCACTCGCGGCTCTGCTTGCGCCGCGGCTGGCACAGCACTTTGGCTGGCAAAAGGTCTACGGTTTCGCAGCCTTCACCATGCTTCTGCCGCTGATCGTCATGATCGTCTTTGCCAAAGAGCCACCGGACATCGAACATCAGACACTGCGGCAACACCTGTCCTGTCTTTGGGATAAGGACGGGTGGGCTTTCAACATGATTTATGTCATCACATTTGGCGGTTTCCTGGGGTTATCGACCTTCCTTCCCTCCTTTTATTACTCGCAGTTTCACGTATCGAAGATTGAGGCTGGCTCTCTTACGGTGCTCGCAACACTTACGGGGTCGCTTACTCGAGTTGCTGGAGGATACTTTGCAGATCGTTTCGGTGGAATCAATACGCTATTCGTGGTCTTTCTTATTACTGTTGCTGGATTTCTTGGTTTCCTTGCATCACCACCGCTTGCAATGACGACACTTCTCTTCATGGTTTGCTTTGCGGCGCTCGGTGCAGGGAACGGCGCAACCTTTCAGATGGTTCCGCTCCGCTGGCCCACGACAACAGCCGTTGCTGGCGGCATGATCGGAGAGATTGGAGCCCTCGGTGGAGGTATCCTGCCCAACCTGCTTGGCCAGGCAAAACAACACACGGGATCTTACGCGGTGGGATTTCTGATCTATTCGGTGTTGGCTGTGTGCGTCCTGGCTATGATGCTGATCGTGTCCCGCCGATGGACAACGACATGGGCAGGTGCGGGAGGACGTGCGCTGCTAGACAAACCTGATCGAACACTCACGGAAGACAAAGAAGCTCTGCTGGAGATGTGAAGAACGGACCGCCGTAGCCTTAGATGATTTGCACAAAAAGTGACAGGCGGAGCACGCTGTAGCGCTCCGCCTGTCACTTTGTTTCTGGAGTGTGTTACGGCTCTTTGCTGATGTCGACGCCAAAGACATAGGTCGGGCCAAACATATTCGAGCGGAAGATGATCATCTTTCCATCAGGAGTAAAGCTGACGTTTGGTTCCAGCGTGTAGTTGTGCTTCGACATGTTCACCAGACGCTCGGCATGGAAGACTCCCGGCGTAGGCCAGCTATCGTCGGTAATGCCGTTTGTCTTCAGGATCTCCGGATGGAAGAGATAAATCCACTCGCCATCCTTCGCCTTAGCGACCTGACGAGGATCGCCACCGTCTCCGGTGAACAGCGTTGCATCCTTGTTCACGTTGAAGTGAATGGACCACTCATTGCGCTGCAGATGATACCAGATACGTTTGTTCGTCTTTACATTTACGGATGCCAGCCAGAAATCCTCCCCTTTGGGAGTCTGCAGGTCATAGTAGATCGTCTCGCCATCTTTTCCCCAGAACTCATGGCCTGCAATCTCACCCGGCATATGCCGCTGGTGCATCAGCTGATTGTGCGTTCCGTCGGTATGAATCGTCCAGATGCGGTCTACCTTCTGCCAGGGACCTTCGTGGCAGTACATTAGCAATGTCGGATCGGTCGGTGAAAACAACAGATGATTGACCCAGTCAGTGCTGTGGAGCAAGGGAGTAATTTTTGCGCTGCCGGTAAGGTCTATCGTGAAGAGGACCAGCGGAATGCGGGCGGCCAGCCGCCTCTCCATCATCTCGCCCTTGTTGGCTGCCTGTTCCAATGGACTGGTCTGGGGACTACTGGGGCTGGTCACCTTGCCGCCATTGCGTCCGAACTGTTCGTTGGGTTTATCGACCTCGTCATAGGTGCC is a window of Edaphobacter sp. 12200R-103 DNA encoding:
- a CDS encoding DmsC/YnfH family molybdoenzyme membrane anchor subunit codes for the protein MSLPLYELATSDEHSAIVRLIDGSGHDSAAASIDKVAPSSLIPGRLPEPGEQYRFHFDMTKCIGCRSCEVACNEQNGNPADLHWRRIGEIEGGVWPHTERYYLSMGCNHCLSADCLRGCPVNAYTKDPLTGIVLHSAEACIGCQYCVWNCPYSVPQFNADRGVVGKCDMCHGRLTSGMEPACVNSCPENAIQIEIVDQLEWRSDHADANAPGMPNAGHTLSTTRITLPEGSTVTLDRVDIETLRLEHAHWSLVWLTTLIQLSVGSLFVAVVSSRFNCIALTLIFALTAFALNISVFHLGRPAYAWRALKMWRRSWLSREVLLFGLFFLSLAALTLASWLSAFGLLPHGISTLAALRFATPMIGIAGLFASARLYLVPARPAWNTNHTPVDFMLSALLLGCAALPAIIYLSNSVLWLSRLTFVSSMVDKDLYWTLVLSAVLWGANQAIRVLRLRASRTYEHRASCGLLNTHSLRGTFLVSFAFVGLAVLLMMIGLPFLVLPAALAGVIASRYLFFVSVVPLNMALTFVRQVHA
- a CDS encoding NirA family protein; the protein is MGTIAAPQSGEFTSEQKHYLQGFFAGVCQRSPIPFAGETADGLITADPSAGQRNLAVAPAEEMWHNTPVTDLAREERWKYEQDPFTIWEKMLQYSRRNQAPSEDDKFRLKYFGLFHVAPAQDSFMLRLRTPGGSLSSHQLRGLAQLAEEYGCGRADLTTRSNIQLRGFQPRDITHVLNRVQALGLTSRGSGADNIRNITASPLTGIDPNELIDVAPLAEAMQAYITNSPEMYQLPRKFNIAFDNGGTVSVLTDTNDIGFLAVRVAESSSVPSGIYFRVMLSGITGHRQFASDCGLLLRPEEVVAVAAAMVRVFVRHGDRTNRKKARLKYLIDQWGVDRFLEETQKVLSFPLIRVPQSECDPRNVVDRSAHIGIHRQAQTGLYYIGVVVPVGNLPVLQMRAIADVAERFGSGDMRLTVWQNLIVPNIQEKYLPAAMRAIQDAGLDYSAGAVLRGTVACTGNQGCRFAAANTKLHAVELARQLDARFPILDQPVNLHVTGCHHSCAQHYVGDIGLMAVKVKGEEGYQVVVGGGADGDQGVGRELFPAVRANELYPLLEGLFSAYFVERHSDETFLHFTRRHEIAALQTFCNEERA
- a CDS encoding sulfite reductase subunit alpha yields the protein MQMVPYIPEDAPFTPEQRSWLNGFLAGMYSSVPAAAPPADPPRSLKIAVLYASQSGTAEGLARRLARELKAKGHVTSLSSLEGYASATLLGERYAIIVGSTYGEGEAPDAVRPFYEQLCLEHFPCCENLSYAVLALGDSNYEHFCKFGIDLDNKLASLAGTRLCERADCDVDYESTFEQWKTSLYRSLDDIVAAGPARTAPSTHLDAAPAKSAAMNAASYNRDNPYSAPLMEKRALTHEISSKQTLHLAFDIRHANVSYEAGDACGVIPQNDIRLVEDILHHLNFSASIAVKLPKGGTATLLDALLDHLQITRLTRKMIEAYATIGQCQPLFDLLAAERQQLEKYTWDRGLIDLLHDYPGVLRDPADLVAMLPRLTPRLYSISSSPAAHPGEIHTTVAVVRYQAHNRERGGVCSTLLADRRSSGERLPVYIHPNKRFRLPADSNGPMIMIGPGTGIAPFRSFLHERRALNHTGKNWLFFGERSAATDFLYRDELEEMHSDGHLTRLDLAFSRDQERKIYVQDRMKEKGRELFDWLEQGASVYVCGDASRMAKDVDAALHSVIESHSGRGPDAASEYMQVLKDQHRYHRDVY
- a CDS encoding molybdopterin oxidoreductase family protein, with the translated sequence MKSSFVRRIKRFAGIDINREKYAYAKDPIYGHISESRVAERWVKTTCGYCSVGCGMLVGVRDNKAVAVRGNPDHPVNRGKLCPKGLSEHHVLDAPGRARQPLLRKDGVLTPVSWDEALDTMVARFSEIQLRHGKESLGVVGTGQLLTEECYTLGKLVQLGFGTRNNDGNTTLCMASAVSGYKLSFGSDGPPGSYADMESADVILLIGSNIADNHPILCHRVDRTSPGTKPRTLIVVDPRVTKTAMMSDIHLAVKPRSDIALLNGIAHILIRERLIDRDYIERHTTGFEEFKKFVSTFTPAYVASVTGLSEQQLTDVALLYGRAKAAFIGWTMGVNHSTQGAVTVAAINNLALITGNIGRAGAAPFSITGQCNAMGTRESGFTASLPGYRKFDNPEDREDLARIWNIPVDRIPTARGLAYPDIIEAAVQGRIKALWFVATNPAVSFPNYNLLEYALRSVEFLVVQDGFHPTPTSEFAHLVLPAAIWGEKEGTYTNSERRVSKLNCAVPPPGEARPDFDIFLDIASRLSVKEELYPGWVSTHDAFLEWQRVSSGRMCDYSQFTWKDIEDANGLQWGGPSLYSDGRFATEDGRARIHVVPCDPFVEQPDAEFDFILNTGRTVEHWHTRTKTGNIELLNDMVPRAWLEMNPSDARRLYLKPHDRVTVRSRRGSVSDLELRITGIVAPGQVFMPFHFSETNSNIVTLGAFDPISREPNFKQCAVRVEKTVARDRRSSAARYS
- a CDS encoding oligogalacturonate lyase family protein, yielding MQFSSARTILVTASIVALSCPLILAQARPDTRPPDKMPTQEELKNPPKTWIDKDTGHRVTRLTDEPGSASFYFNVNGYTPDGTEMVYTTPDGINVLNLRTHATRNVVKGKVRTMEVGHKTPSIFYIKAEDNTIYKTNVDTGETKMLAKVPPRGRVITVNADETLAAGTYDEVDKPNEQFGRNGGKVTSPSSPQTSPLEQAANKGEMMERRLAARIPLVLFTIDLTGSAKITPLLHSTDWVNHLLFSPTDPTLLMYCHEGPWQKVDRIWTIHTDGTHNQLMHQRHMPGEIAGHEFWGKDGETIYYDLQTPKGEDFWLASVNVKTNKRIWYHLQRNEWSIHFNVNKDATLFTGDGGDPRQVAKAKDGEWIYLFHPEILKTNGITDDSWPTPGVFHAERLVNMSKHNYTLEPNVSFTPDGKMIIFRSNMFGPTYVFGVDISKEP
- a CDS encoding nitrate/nitrite transporter — encoded protein: MANLKAFLKSGHPPTLLSAFFYFDFSFAVWVLNGAMGPFISEQFSLTPAQIGLMVSIPTLAGALMRFPLGVLSQYIGRKNAAIVEMSAIVVALLYGFLFVNTFHEVLAMGVLLGIAGASFGVALSLGSGWFPKQYKGLAMGIAGAGNSGTALAALLAPRLAQHFGWQKVYGFAAFTMLLPLIVMIVFAKEPPDIEHQTLRQHLSCLWDKDGWAFNMIYVITFGGFLGLSTFLPSFYYSQFHVSKIEAGSLTVLATLTGSLTRVAGGYFADRFGGINTLFVVFLITVAGFLGFLASPPLAMTTLLFMVCFAALGAGNGATFQMVPLRWPTTTAVAGGMIGEIGALGGGILPNLLGQAKQHTGSYAVGFLIYSVLAVCVLAMMLIVSRRWTTTWAGAGGRALLDKPDRTLTEDKEALLEM